One region of Columba livia isolate bColLiv1 breed racing homer chromosome 30, bColLiv1.pat.W.v2, whole genome shotgun sequence genomic DNA includes:
- the CHCHD5 gene encoding coiled-coil-helix-coiled-coil-helix domain-containing protein 5, whose amino-acid sequence MQAALEITARYCRDEMEQYGRCVAASPASWQRDCHGLRLSISRCAAAHPIVQQIRRDCAGPFAAFEQCLKENEAAVTNCSDHVNAFLLCADRVKGSA is encoded by the exons AT GCAGGCGGCCCTGGAGATCACAGCGCGTTACTGCCGCGACGAGATGGAGCAGTACGGGCGGTGCGTGGCCGCCAGCCCGGCATCGTGGCAGCGCGACTGTCACGGGCTGCGCCTCAGCATTTCCCGCTGCGCCGCCGCGCA CCCCATCGTGCAGCAGATCCGGCGGGACTGCGCGGGGCCGTTCGCCGCCTTCGAGCAGTGTCTGAAGGAGAACGAAGCCGCCGTCACCAACTGCAGCGACCACGTCAACGCCTTCCTGCTCTGCGCTGACCGGGTGAAGGGCTCGGCCTGA